The genomic interval TCACGGACGGCTGGCCGTAGTGGTAGCCATCGTCCTTCAGGATGCCAGTTGGGGGTGGGGTGTACACGACCTTCttcggtggtggtggtgggggtgGGGTGTAGACTACGACCTTCttcggtggtggtggtgggggtgGGGTGTAGACTACGACCTTCttcggtggtggtggtgggggtgGGGTGTAGACTACGACCTTCTtggttggtggtggtgggggtgGGGTGTAGACAACCTTCTTGGTTGGGGGTGGCACATACACTGGGGGAGGAGCGATAACCACCTTCTTGGTCGGAGGAGGCAGGTACTCAACCTTTGGTGGTGGAGGAGCAGAGACCTCGAATTTCACGGAGGGCTGACCATAGTGGTAGCCATCGTCCTTCAGGATGCCAGTTGGGGGTGGGGTGTACACGACCTTCttcggtggtggtggtgggggtgGGGTGTAGACTACGACCTTCTtggttggtggtggtgggggtgGGGTGTAGACTACGACCTTCTtggttggtggtggtggaggtggGGTGTAGACAACCTTCTTCGTTGGGGGTGGCACATACACTGGGGGAGGGGCGATAACCACCTTCTTGGTCGGAGGAGGCAGATACTCAACCTTTGGTGGTGGAGGAGCAGAGACCTCGAATTTCACGGAGGGCTGGCCGTAGTGGTAACCATCGTCCTTGAGGACACCAGCGGGCTCGGAGTGGATGACCACTGGAGGGGTGTAGACGGGGCGAGGGGGTGTGGGCCTGGGCTTGGGGGCCTCGTAGACCACTACTGGTGGAGCAGACTCGTGGGGCACATAGGGCACGTCGATGACGACCGGAGCGCGTGGTGGGGCATAGTGGTATCCATCCTCCTGCAGGTTGTTGCTGTGCGAGAACAGATGAGAAACATCTGCGCTGGCCACGGCCACCAGGGCAAAAGCGATCAGGAATTTCTGCGAAGAAAACACAGATCGGTAAGCTAAGCTGCATTTTAGGTGTTCACAGGTATTCCACGGTCTGCCAGCTCGGTATTCGTATCCACCACCGAGTGCAGCGCTCTAATCCTCGACACTCCATTTCCGTTCCTCGGCTTGCGGTCTTACCATTTTGCTCAGATCCAATTCAACACCTCGAAGGTAGAGTTGTGACTGTGCCTTTTCTGCTCGGGTCTACATTATTTATAGTTCAGCGCGCCTCAGGATGGCCAAAAGAGATTTCACGGCAGAAGCTTCTCGTCGGAGCTCCGAAAACTAAACAGAACCTGCTTGGTTTGGTTAACCGGCTGCTGCTGACGTCTCTGAGTCTTCTGGCTACGCAGCTCCCTCAGAACGACACCCATAAACTTACGGTCTATCTCGTTCTCTGTCACGTCCCAGGcgaaattttatattttggcgACAAATTTAGATTTTGGCCAGGgcaacaaaatgaaaaaaaagccCCTAGCACATCCAAGTAGAACCCACCTAAATGAACTcgaatataataaaaatcataatcCAAAGAAAGCAAAAAGACTACTTTTAAATATGTGATAACTTAAAAGCTGAGTCTGCGCTTCGTGAGCTGTTTGAAaagatttaatttaaattcaagaAAAACCGGTGAAATATGGACGATCGCGTGGAAGAACTCAGCAAGGGGAGGCGCAGAAATGCTGGAATTTCGGGGATGGAGGTCCCGCATGGGCTCGCAATTTCATGCTCGATAATCTGCAAATATTTGGATAGTTGTGATCGATAACCAGCAGGGGTGCCCCGCCATATGACAGCCAATTTGGAGAAGATGGAGCCACTTCGCACTTCACGACATAGACAATGGCACTCTTTAAATGATCCCCCACATAAATCTAGTTTAGAGCCACGTTCCGCGCTGGTTAGCGCGACGAAAAGCATAAATTAATTTCGCATTGATTTGGTTCTATAAAAAATACCTATTTGAgtatgttttatttatgagagCGTTCGTGGATTTGCATAAATTCTCCCAAAAGTTCCGCCTGTGGCTTGAGATACCAAATTATCTCTCCCGACGAAAAAAATTATTCACACTCTCGAAGGGCAACCTTCACCCAAACGTCATCCAGGTGCATGAATCAGTCATCGGAAGTGGAACCGGTTGCTCATGCAGTGCCCTCCTCAAGCTGACCTTTGCCATGGCCCGTTGCAAGGACAACCACAATCGCAACTTAACCCACTGTTCCAGATTCCTGTTCTCTTTTAAAGGCAATTGATAAATCGATTTACGCAAGTtgcacttttaaactgatttttaaTGTTGGTCATTTGAATTCCTACCATCAAACTTGATTGTTATACAATCgatttgaattttaatgaaGTCCATTTATTTTTGCCATAATCGCACACAAATCTTTTTCTTCAGATTGTGCCGTTAATTGCTTCTCGATTCAAATACATTATTATCCTCTTCGGCTATGACGTACAAGTATATAGATAGTATTCCAAGAATTCCCACCAAACGTGGCTAGGTCGATCGTTGACCGACGCAATAATTTGATTCATGCTGTTCTTTTTTTAGAATTTCGGGGGTTTTTCGCTTAATTTCCTTTTAGAAGTTGTATTGCGCAATCTATAGGGCAGATCTCTCAGTATCGACGAAATCTGGTTTGCACGTCATACTTAGTGCGAACTATCTACGTCATGACTTGGACTAAGCCGTCAATCAAGTGATTATTAAACGTGCCATAGTCATCGATTAATCGCGATGGCTAATTTTGAATGGTTGTTAGCGACTCTGACAATTTGTCGGAATTTGATGTGTGTGATCTGACCCGAGCGGATCAAAGTTTCCGGCATTAAAATGAGTTCTCAGGCTATCATCTACCCGCTAATATGAAAAATTAGCTCTGATTACTTCAtctgaaatgaaaacaaagcTTTTGCCTGCGGTTTAATTAGATTAATGCTGGGTAAATGCCACACAACGGTAAACGAGTTTGCAATCTGCACTACccaaatatgtatataccaaatatatataatcgCAAATGTGTATTGTATAGCGTTTTGTTGAAATAGCCAAATATGTGCACCGCTAAACAAGCGTGCGATGTATTGGGATTGGGGATCTGATTCGAAAGACGGGGATCGGAAATTGCAGAGCCGTATAACCGATCCTGAAACCGGTTCAATTAGTTTGGTGAATGCTTTAGTATTTAGTGTTTATAAATTTCACATTAGGTATTGGGCATAATTAAGAACAAGTTTATTCTGTTCATTCCTATGAGTGAGTTCTcccaaaaccaaagccaagACCAAATTCCAACCGAATGCAAGCAAATAATTTTGAAAACTCTTTATCAATCCCAGCATAATGTCAAACATTAATCTTCAAGGGGGCCAGATAATGTGGGGAATCAATTAGCGGCCAAGCAACGGAAGCCAAGTTAACACAGCCAACCAGCTACAGGCCAATATATACTGGATGTTTGGCAACTTTTTGCACGAACAAAACGAAACCGCAAGCCAACAGAACACAAAAGCTAAAGTTCATTAAGAATACAACAAAATTTCTTTCTGGCTGTATAAATCTGCATTAAGAGCACATAAAttccaaaaattatttaacatCGTCTTTGAACCGGCCGTTGTGGCTAACATTTTTGGTTCGTGTCTCCGCTTACGCTGTTACGGTATCAGATCACAGTTCTTTAACAGTGGCGATACAGAAAATTTAGCAGAACACGAAAAAAACTCGTATTATACCTGTAAATGTCTGAAATGAGTGGGTATACTAGGTAAGATGAACAGTACGTAACACTAGAAGGCAGCTCAATGAAATATATACGTTCTTGATTAGGAGGACTAGGACCAGGGGAGAATCTGACTGTCCTAAGGAACGTCAAGATGTGAAAAGGTTATTTTGTTTAGGTCACCATAAGAATGATAATAAATATTAGGTTCATAGCCGATACTCAGGGCACTGAACCGGTATGGGACAGAGTATATAGTATAAGTATGAATCAACTACCCAAAAGAGTACCATGACTGAATCCCTAATCCAATTATCCATTAGGTGCgatctttattatttattacaaaCTCAAATTAAGAAAAAACACATTTCAAATTGCGTCTTATTAGTTAGCTCATAATATCGAAGAAAAGTGAAAGTATTTACCAAAACAGATTTATGGACTTGACGAGCtacttttatttaaatattttaactcAAATTGATGCGAGCAATTGTTTTATGGCTGACATGAAACCTGCGCCTGGACTACTGCTTTTTATTTATGGTTCGCAGTCGCAACCGCATTTCGCCAGACGACTGCAATCAGAAAGACAATACCGATACATATGCAAAAGATATACCAGCCGAATGTTATTAGATATACTATATATTTGGGGTTCTGCCCAAATTGTCTTATAAATACCAAATGTTCTGCTCGCAAAAAAACAGTTTAATTGTTCGACTTTGTGTGATCAACATGGTGGGTTTCAATCGGATTGGATTTAATAATTGTGAGATTAATGGAAAGTTTTTCTGCCCCAGCGTGTCCTCTTCTTGCCTTTCGCAGTGGCTCTCTTGGGAGTGGTCGGTGCCACTTCTTTATCCAGGACCTACTTACCGCCTCAGGTGCAGGTGGTGCAACCCCAGGTTATCTCTGTTCCCAGAGTCCAAGTGCAGCCACAGATCATCCAGCACCAGGTGGTTCAGCCACAGAACACCTATCTACCTCCCGCCCCTCGGGTGGTGCCGCAAGTGGTTCCCGTTTATCGTCCTTCGCCAGTGGTGCAGATAGCACGCGCTGCTCCCCAAGTGATCTCGGTGGCTGCTCCTCGTAACACCTATCTGCCACCCCAAGTGATTAGTCGCCCCGCTCCGCAGGTGGTGTCCATTGCTCGTCCCGCTCCACAGGTGGTGTCCATTGCTCGTCCTGCACCGCAAGTGATCTCGGTGGCTGCTCCGCGCAATACCTACCTGCCGCCACAAGTCATCGCTCCCCGTAACACCTATCTGCCGCCCCAGTGAGATGCATCATCAACCGAAACAACATTTCTGAGCAACCACCAACTCAACTGGTTTGTGGTTTAACCCACAACACCAACTATATTCGAATGCTAATTCACCATCTCGGCaaagaaatgcaaaaatacatttaatggGTTTATTTGTGTGTCTGGCTTGATACGATTAGCATATTCTCGAATTAGCGCAAAAGAGACAATAAAGAAAGCTCAGAAAGATAAACAATAACATTGTTTAGACTTGAGACCATTGGAGGGCGTCAATTCGGATCAGATAACGTAATTATGCAAAAAAGGGCTCCAGATGCCCAGATGCCATTAACCCCAAGAGGAAATGTTTAACACACCTAATATCTTGGGAGTCGCGATCTTGAGGCTTCTTTGAACAATTAATCATGCAGTCAATCAATCGAGTTAGCGGAACATTAAGTCATTAGCCTGAGCGATTTGTTTGGCTTAAGTGGATAAGGTCTACGGCTGACTAGATAGTTTATGACCGGCTAATTGCTATACCTCTTGTTCTGGATCGATTTAAAAATAGCTCTCTGCTACTGTTTTTATTAACCCAATATCGGGTTTAGTCTTAGCAAAAGCTTGTATGAATTAAAAAAGCTCTTCTTTAAGACGAAACCAAACTATCAggtttgcaataaaattgttttggcaaaaaattaagCTGTGATACGTGTATTCttatgaatatttatatttggcatgacagcaaaaaaaatgagAGTTTTAAAGCCAAACTCCATGGCGTCCTAACTGATAAAAACAAGCCCCATCTGGCGTCGTGGTCGAGGTATCTGTTTGCccaattaaacaaatttttcgACGCGAAGAAAAACGTTTCGTTGATTTATGATACTCAGCACTTCCGTTTGGATTCGCAGATTCGCCGACTTGTATAAAAGTACAGGAGTCGCTGGTCTATGATATTATTCGATTCTTTGCTCCTAAAGCAAACAGATCATCTAGAATGGTAAGGATCTGCCTTGAGGATTATATTTGTCGgcatataattttatttgtatttttttccgGCAGAAATTCTTCATCTTGACTTTGGCCGTGGTTGGGTGTGTGGCCGCCGAATCTGGCTACAACTACAATGCTCCCCGCCAGGTAGCCGCCCCCGCTCCTGTTTTCCAGCAAGCTGCCTCTGCTCCGACTCCAGTGAGGACCTACGTACCCCCAGCTCCAGCTGCCTCTGCCCCAGTGCAGTCGTTTGCCCCTGCCCCAGCTCCAGTAGCTGCTCCTTCTCCCGTTTTCCAGCAGGCCGCCTCTGCACCAGCACCAGCCCGCACTTACGTGCCTCCCGCTCCCCAGGTCCACCACCATGCCGCTGCCTCAGCTCCAGCTCCCGTTCAGTCCtttgctcctgctccagctcccGCTACTTTCGCTGCTCCCGCTCCGGCTCCAGTTTTCCATGCCGCTGAGTCTGCTCCCGCTCCAGTGAGGACCTATGTGCCACCCGCACCACAGGTTTCCCGCGCTCCTGCTCCTCAGGTGTACCGTGCCCCAGCTCCGGCTCCCCAAGTTCATCATCACGCTGCCGCATCCGCACCCGTGCAGAGCTTCTCGGCTCCAGCACCCGCCCCCGTGCAGTCCTTCGcctctgctcctgctcctgctttCGAGTCCTCCGGACCGGTGTTCGAGGCCGCCGCTTCCGCGCCCTCTGCCGCCCGCTCCGGATACGATTATAGCCAGCCCGCCGCCAGCCAGCAGGGATACAAGTACAAGACCGTCCGTCGCCGTGTGTTCAAGCACCGCGCTTAAACGATGATGATTATACGATACAATGCGACAATACAAAACGCGAatgttaaatatataaaaacataGTTTTATTTGAGCATTAAAACACCAATAAAGATAATATGATAATTGGATAATTATACAAGAATGATATGGTGTATAGTCTTAGCAAAAGaagcacacaaaaaaaatttaaaaaacctAAAACAACATTTCAAAAGTGCTAAAATTCTTCCTAGCAAAGACAGAAATATATCGCAAGATTAGTGGACCAACAACCTTAAATTTTATACATACTTGTTAATTAGTATTGGAATGCAGTTTTTCAATGAACTTTAGCTTCTGTATGAAGCCGTCTGAATGTTATGTTTTAGCTCTTTTCATTAAagccttatttttatttcttaccCATTACACTCAGCTGTTAATGATAAATTTGTGTGCAGCTTCACTTGTATTACTAGGCCAAATTCGCACCTGAAAATTAAGTTCAAAGAACCCATGCGTTATCGCATAAGTGTGCAGCGCACTTGGGCCAATAAATTTAAACGCTTTGATCTGACAAATTTACGGGACACTTTCGTTGTGCTTCAGAATATTCAATAGAATTTAAATTGGCGGCTATTCAATAAGAACAAATGGGTCACATTAAGCGCGGAATCGATTTCTCACGCTCGGCAACAGGTTTCGCTTTCAGCTTTGGTCTTATTTTGGGGGCTCGACGTGGGGATGCAACACAAAAGATCCCGAAGAGAGTATATAAGTTGCATCCGCAGCTGCTAACAGTCACTGGCACTTTAGCAATGGTAACAGATCAACGATAACCTAGGTTCCGTACTTCACCtatctatttttattttagaatgtCCTTGTGATCCTGGTTTTATGCCTTATGGCAATCGCATGTCTGGCGGACGTTTCCCATGTGAAACACCACAAGCACCAGCGGCATCATCACACCAGGGATCACGAAGATGACGATGAGGAGTCCCATTACCTACCTCCCCACGAGGAAAAGGAGGTGGAGCAACCTTATTACAAGAAGGAGAAGCACACCAGTGAAAAGGTCGTTTACCACAAGGAAGAGGAGCACGAGGAGCCCAAATACTACCAGGAGCATAAGGAGCATCACCATGAAGAGCCCAAAAAACAGAGAGTAGATCACTACCATCACTATGACAAGAAGCCAGAAGTAAAAACCCAGCACATACACTACAAGCATAGCAAGCCCCATGTTCGTACGGATTACAATCAGGACTTGTTCACCCCAGCTGCTACCCAAGTGGTTTATCGCCGCCGTCGTCCTAGTCGAATTCTATACGCCAGTGCCCCCAACTCGGTCTTCCATACCCACACGCAGATCAACGTGCAATCCCAGGACTCGGAATTGAATTCCCTTACTCGACCAGATCTTGCACAAGGAGCACAGGATCCTGCTGGGGCTCAAGCACCGACTGGAGCTCAGGCACCAGGCTTTCGACCCAACTGCCAGTTTGTCGGACCTGGAAACGTACCACCTGGCTGTGGACCCTCCGATCCCATAGGTGCTCAGCTACCAGCAAGTGCTTTGGCACCCACTGGTGCTAATCTTCCGGCCAATCAACCTGTTGCCGGCGGACAATTGGCTGTTCTGGGTAACGGTCAGCGACCTCCACGACCAGGTGGCTATGGATATGGCAACCGACTGAACTTTTTCGTTGATCCTTCCCTGGGCGCTCAGTTGGGAGCCATAGGAAATGCTGGAGCTGGAAATCAACAGGCTGCCGGAGGAGGTCAGCTTGCGGGAGGAGCTCAACTTGGAGGGAGCCAAGGATTCGACCCTTCTTTTGGTGCCCAAGCAGCTGCCGGAGGTCCATTTAACAATGGGTTTGGAGCTGGTCAAGCTCAAAGACCTGTGCAAAACCAATATGATCCCAATCTTCAGCTAGGTGGCCCTTTTGATCCTTCTTTAAGTGCTCAATTGGGCGCAGGTCAGGGTGTTTCTAACCAAAGGCCAAGTGGACAGGGAGCATTCGATCCTTCTACGGGTGCTCAATTGGGCGCAGGTCAGGGTATTAACCAGAGACCAAGTGCACAGGGAGCATTTGATCCTTCGACAGGTGCCCAACTTGGAGCTGGGCAGGGTATTTCTAACCAGAGACCCAATGCACAAGCACCCTTTGATCCCGCTTTGGGCGCTCAACTTGGAGCTGGACAAGGCGTGCCTAACCAGCGACCCAGCGCAGCGGGACAGGGAGCTTTTGATCCCAATCAGGGACAGTCCGATCCCTCCATTGGAGCCCAATTGGCAGCGGGACAAGTTCCACGCCTCAACAACCGACGACAGCGCAATCGATCCAACTACCAGGGCCTCAATGTGCTAAATGGAAACGTTTTCGGACAACCACATCTCCAGGGACCCACAAATGCGCTGGGAAATCAACAGGACACCAACATCATAGACGGCAACTTCTACAGCGATCCCCATCATGGACACCAGCGGGCTTTGGTATCGGTTAATCCCAATCAGCGTTCAGTCCTTATACCCGATGACGATGATGCAGACGATGATGGGCAGCTAGGATTTCTGGGGTTTGCGGCCAGTAACAGGCAGTCCTCTTATGTGGTTGCTCCCAAAAAACTGCGATCTCATAGGAAGCGAAACAATGTGGATCTTAAAACATCTGCTTCGGAGTACGACACTGATTATCGTGAGGATGGCTATCACTACCAGAAGCCCAAACAGTCTTTCGAGTTCTAAGTATTTTAAAACAGAACATATTATACTATAAATTAAATCATACTTATCAGCATTTGCTACAAGAGCATACACAACAAACCTTGATTTCTTATTTAAAGCATACTTTCAGGCGAAGACTATGGTGGttatttccgtttccgctctAAGTGGCTTCAAAGTTTGTCGAGAAATCGACACGGGTTTTCAAGCAGAGCTTTACAAATTGAGCTTTTGATTAAGCTTTACACATGACTACAAATATCTATATTCCATATAAAAATATCCAGATATTTATAAACTATGTATATTTGATTGCTTTGTTTGCCTTTAAATTACATATATgatattaacataaatatacaCGTGCAAATAGATTAGGGCATTTATGTTCTGGCCATATTTGCTATTGCCTTTGACGGAAAAGTTTTATATATTGTCCATTAGGGTACGCGGAAAGGAAACTAGTTCAGAGCTATATAGAAATAGAGGCACAAAGCGATTTTTATAGTGAGAGAGGCAAAATGAATTGTCGACATAAATTTATGCAATCATTTAGATTCGATTCTCATGCAAATCCAATCAACTGAAAtcaaaatagaaataaaacaaaatctatTGTTTCACTAGGCAGCAGATCTTGGCCAGTCGACTGCATAGAGGTGAGCTGGCCAAAACACATTCATTGGATCCGTTTTTGGCCCGCCTCATTTGTGACCTATGGATAAAAGGCTGCGTGTATGTTATGTTTTTGTTATGATTATTTTTGCGCAGACTGAGGCGGGCCTTAGTAATGTTTAAATTCGGCAATCAATGTCAATATTAGCGAGTGGACTCCTAAATCAAATGCGGGCAGTTCACTGCCGGCatgtgtttctttttttggccaactgtaGGTCAGAGAAGATTAGCCTTAGCCCATCTCGTCGGCTCGTGACCCAATGCACCGGCCCATAGAAACCTATTAGCTGCTCCCCATAAATCAGCGCACTTCGCCTGGTGAAATTAGAACGCTTAAGTGAGTCAAATGCCCGCAACAGGGGCATCAAAAAAATGGATACAAGtagcattaaattaaaataatttatggcAAACTTTCGGATCAAACTCTACGGAGGAGCTCGGCTCGGCATAAAATTAACGGAGACCGCTAGAGTATTCAAAGCCCGCTGATTACAGAAATAAATTTCGGATGATGTCTGTGCGAATTTCGCCGGCTTGTGGCTATGCAAAGCGAGTGAGTGGGTTCAAAGTGGGGCTGCTGGAGTTCAATGATCCGGTGCCACCCGCTTCTTTGCCAATTATTGCTATCAAACATTTTGGACCATCATTTTTAGGCTTTCCAGAGGCACTGATCAAAATCAGAACTAAGAAATTAAAGAACAGGATTGAATATTCGATTCAAATTGTTCTATTGAATAAGAATCTAACAATCTTACTCACAAAAACAGGAAactttaattcaattaattaattgatttaattatCATCAAGCGTCATTAATGTATGAAATATATCGAATGTACACTGATTTCTTTAggtgtatttattatttaatgacTTTCCAGATGGCCAACATAGAGCTAGAACTCTGTACTGAAAGGGTTCTGAGTTTTGAGATCATAACTAATCCGATCTCATGTAACTCCCTCCGCCTTGCGTCATCCGTTAAACATAGCCTAAGAAATCGAGGAGCATGCGATGCTCGGATGATTAATTTTCAACACTTGGCAGCCACATAATTAATTTTAGACAGCCCACAACCGAAAATACATTTTCAAGAACGATCGCACTTTAAGCCTTATATTTCCATCAGCCATCAAACAGAAAGCCCCTCGATGAGCCGCAGGCAGCTCCAAAATAAGAATCGAATtagaatcagaatcagaattaCATGAAAGGAACTTGCCAAATTTCGGCTGCCACGCGTTTCCATTATTTATTGGCCCCGAGCCGAGTGTTAAAAGTGTGCGGAGTTTTGTTTTTCATCTTTTTTGCTGCCCTGTTGCTTGGCGTtgaattttgtatatttatattttagcTCTTTTCGGatttgttatgtttttttaGAGCTCTGGAGATGCGCTTCATGACGGTGGTGGCACTTTCTAGTCGCCGGCTCAGAAGAGTGGGGCGATTTCAAAACGGGTTTCCAGAATGatttatcatatattttagTTAAACGAAAAAAGAGCATCACAGGCTAAAAGCACGTTAAGTTTATCATAAAAGACTAAAACGTGTACTTGGCTAGTGAGTGCTCGGGTCTTTTTAAACAGACTATCTTTTACGCTGTAACAAAAGCAGCAGACTATATTTGATTTAGAAAATTTGGATGATGAGCAGAAACATGTAAATGAATTTTACcaaaatttaattaagatAATAAGACAAATAACAGTAAtataaaatgttaataaataCCTTTGCCTACCAACCTTgtaatatgtatataatataattttcatAATAATCAGATGTCCTTACCATATGTAAGCTTTCATATATAACTATCCTGGAGTTTTGGAAAGATATTAAATTCCACATTATATAAACTACTATGTGGGATAGGGAATCCTCCCCAGTTAGAGTATCTTGAAAACTAAATTAACTAGCGCGTGTGACTATGCCGGACAAAATACAAAGACTAAGACAAAGGAAAGCGGCAGCCACGAGAAAGAAGTTGCCGCCTGTTAAGCTCACAGATATGGCAAAAATCGAATGGCcataatattaattagaatagaatttgcataaattaagcCAACGCGAAATGGTCTTTGGTTTTTGTTAGACAGAGCGACGCGACCTGTGGGATTATGCAAAGGCAGTCTGAATCTGGTATATACAGCGTTTCGGAAACTCCATTTGGGGAGACCGACCGAGCGTGCCCGTCCATTATCCGATAACACAATCAGTGGGACGGAGATCTCCTTTCGCCGATCCGCACTCCTGCCCGTCTTCTTTTTGTGGGTTACGCTAATTCGGGGCCCACGCTTACTTATTAAGCCGGGCTGACAATTTAAGTGTTGTCTGTGGCCGTTGCGTTGGGATTTTGTCCCATTCTACGGGGCGACTATATGGGACCCCAACTGCCATTCactaatttgcatatttctcTATTTTTCGGCATAAGCAGCGATTCCGAAATGGAACTCTTAAGTGTTCGGACCGGCTCACCGAACTACTGATGGATAACAATAATAAGCAGATGGAGCTATCGTGATCTATTGGCTGGCAGCTTGCGTGTAGAACATCTATGGGCAACTGGACCATAATCAGAATagaaatacataca from Drosophila mauritiana strain mau12 chromosome 3L, ASM438214v1, whole genome shotgun sequence carries:
- the LOC117141588 gene encoding extensin-3, with the translated sequence MKFLIAFALVAVASADVSHLFSHSNNLQEDGYHYAPPRAPVVIDVPYVPHESAPPVVVYEAPKPRPTPPRPVYTPPVVIHSEPAGVLKDDGYHYGQPSVKFEVSAPPPPKVEYLPPPTKKVVIAPPPVYVPPPTKKVVYTPPPPPPTKKVVVYTPPPPPPTKKVVVYTPPPPPPPKKVVYTPPPTGILKDDGYHYGQPSVKFEVSAPPPPKVEYLPPPTKKVVIAPPPVYVPPPTKKVVYTPPPPPPTKKVVVYTPPPPPPPKKVVVYTPPPPPPPKKVVVYTPPPPPPPKKVVYTPPPTGILKDDGYHYGQPSVKFEVSAPAPPKVEYLPPPPTKKVYVAPPVYVPPPTKKVYVAPPVYVPPPTKKVVVFTPPPPPPPVYIPPPTKKVVVYTPPPPPPPTKKVYVTPKVEYLPPVQKGYSYPNDPQPAFNF
- the LOC117140488 gene encoding cytadherence high molecular weight protein 3, yielding MRVLFLPFAVALLGVVGATSLSRTYLPPQVQVVQPQVISVPRVQVQPQIIQHQVVQPQNTYLPPAPRVVPQVVPVYRPSPVVQIARAAPQVISVAAPRNTYLPPQVISRPAPQVVSIARPAPQVVSIARPAPQVISVAAPRNTYLPPQVIAPRNTYLPPQ
- the LOC117140531 gene encoding skin secretory protein xP2 encodes the protein MKFFILTLAVVGCVAAESGYNYNAPRQVAAPAPVFQQAASAPTPVRTYVPPAPAASAPVQSFAPAPAPVAAPSPVFQQAASAPAPARTYVPPAPQVHHHAAASAPAPVQSFAPAPAPATFAAPAPAPVFHAAESAPAPVRTYVPPAPQVSRAPAPQVYRAPAPAPQVHHHAAASAPVQSFSAPAPAPVQSFASAPAPAFESSGPVFEAAASAPSAARSGYDYSQPAASQQGYKYKTVRRRVFKHRA
- the LOC117141223 gene encoding uncharacterized protein LOC117141223; its protein translation is MAIACLADVSHVKHHKHQRHHHTRDHEDDDEESHYLPPHEEKEVEQPYYKKEKHTSEKVVYHKEEEHEEPKYYQEHKEHHHEEPKKQRVDHYHHYDKKPEVKTQHIHYKHSKPHVRTDYNQDLFTPAATQVVYRRRRPSRILYASAPNSVFHTHTQINVQSQDSELNSLTRPDLAQGAQDPAGAQAPTGAQAPGFRPNCQFVGPGNVPPGCGPSDPIGAQLPASALAPTGANLPANQPVAGGQLAVLGNGQRPPRPGGYGYGNRLNFFVDPSLGAQLGAIGNAGAGNQQAAGGGQLAGGAQLGGSQGFDPSFGAQAAAGGPFNNGFGAGQAQRPVQNQYDPNLQLGGPFDPSLSAQLGAGQGVSNQRPSGQGAFDPSTGAQLGAGQGINQRPSAQGAFDPSTGAQLGAGQGISNQRPNAQAPFDPALGAQLGAGQGVPNQRPSAAGQGAFDPNQGQSDPSIGAQLAAGQVPRLNNRRQRNRSNYQGLNVLNGNVFGQPHLQGPTNALGNQQDTNIIDGNFYSDPHHGHQRALVSVNPNQRSVLIPDDDDADDDGQLGFLGFAASNRQSSYVVAPKKLRSHRKRNNVDLKTSASEYDTDYREDGYHYQKPKQSFEF